The bacterium genome includes a window with the following:
- a CDS encoding DUF1385 domain-containing protein, which translates to MSDHEKNTVHGANGTKSAMESTVDMNVGGQAVIEGVMMRSPQAIATAVRLPDGTIELNRRLYTSFVKRHRYLDFPILRGAINFFEMLFIGMETLNWSADIQMKYEDKKSGKEHSKSGAFWNTVLLTGSIVVALGAALGIFFAFPIFVATYLGLSKGALLFNLVAGAIRLVLFVLYIALISRMKDIQRVFRYHGAEHMSIFTLEASEDLTVDLVRLKSRFHPRCGTSFILIVAIFSIVLFGIADSLFPLVFGHLQSLPQRLATHLLLLPFVAGVSYELLKLSGRFRSSAIVKLLIMPGLWLQYMTTAEPDDGMLEVALCALKAVLGEGEGAA; encoded by the coding sequence ATGAGTGATCATGAAAAAAATACTGTTCACGGCGCCAACGGAACAAAATCCGCAATGGAATCCACGGTCGATATGAATGTGGGCGGGCAGGCTGTCATCGAGGGTGTGATGATGCGTTCGCCGCAGGCAATCGCCACCGCTGTCCGGCTTCCCGATGGCACCATCGAGCTGAACAGACGGCTGTACACTTCCTTCGTGAAACGTCACCGATACCTCGATTTCCCCATTCTCCGGGGAGCGATCAATTTCTTCGAGATGCTCTTCATCGGTATGGAAACCCTCAACTGGTCCGCCGATATTCAGATGAAGTACGAGGATAAAAAGTCGGGAAAGGAACACTCGAAATCCGGAGCATTCTGGAACACCGTTCTGCTGACCGGGTCGATAGTGGTTGCGCTCGGTGCGGCCCTCGGGATTTTTTTTGCATTCCCCATATTTGTTGCCACATACCTCGGACTGTCGAAAGGCGCGCTTCTGTTTAATCTTGTCGCGGGCGCGATACGGCTTGTCCTGTTCGTACTGTATATTGCGCTCATATCGAGAATGAAGGATATACAACGGGTTTTCCGGTATCATGGTGCCGAGCATATGAGTATTTTCACCCTCGAAGCTTCGGAGGACCTCACGGTCGACTTGGTGCGCCTGAAAAGCAGGTTTCACCCGAGGTGCGGCACGTCGTTCATACTCATCGTGGCAATTTTCAGCATTGTTCTGTTCGGAATCGCCGATTCCCTCTTTCCGTTGGTGTTCGGGCACCTGCAGTCTCTCCCGCAGCGGCTGGCGACACACCTGCTCCTGCTTCCGTTTGTTGCCGGGGTTTCCTACGAGCTTTTGAAACTCTCCGGCAGGTTCCGCTCCAGCGCCATAGTGAAGCTTCTGATTATGCCGGGCCTGTGGCTCCAGTACATGACAACGGCCGAGCCTGACGATGGTATGCTCGAAGTCGCGCTCTGCGCCCTCAAGGCCGTTCTCGGCGAGGGAGAGGGGGCGGCATGA
- the prfA gene encoding peptide chain release factor 1, giving the protein MSSTLQTSIRHIYERYEELGRRLSSPEVISNPPLMSKLAKERSILEPKVAVFRRYERLVTQLDDAQILEAEEKDPEMASLARAEVETLEEELQRLEEEIKFLLLPPDPLDGKDIIMEIRAGTGGDEASLFAADLYRMYDRYAEMRGWKTEVFSTAPTEMGGFKEIIFSVSGSDVYSHLKYESGVHRVQRVPATESSGRIHTSAASVVVLPEAEDVHIEINPNDLKIDVYRSSGPGGQSVNTTDSAVRVTHIPTGIVVTCQDEKSQLKNKNKALKVLRARLLDKVLTEQQNARSAVRRSMVGSGDRSAKIRTYNFPQNRVTDHRITLTLHKLDSILAGHIDELIDALRIEDRREALEEQAKELVK; this is encoded by the coding sequence ATGAGTTCGACTCTTCAGACCAGCATACGGCATATATATGAACGGTATGAGGAGCTCGGCAGGCGTCTGTCCTCCCCGGAAGTGATTTCAAACCCGCCTCTCATGTCAAAACTCGCGAAGGAGCGTTCGATCCTCGAACCGAAAGTGGCGGTTTTCCGCAGGTATGAACGGCTCGTCACACAGCTCGACGATGCACAGATTCTCGAAGCGGAGGAAAAAGACCCCGAAATGGCCTCTCTTGCACGAGCCGAGGTCGAAACGCTCGAAGAGGAACTCCAGCGTCTCGAAGAAGAAATAAAATTCCTCCTGCTTCCTCCCGACCCTCTGGATGGGAAGGACATCATCATGGAAATCCGGGCCGGGACAGGCGGTGATGAGGCATCGCTGTTTGCCGCGGACCTCTACCGCATGTACGATCGCTATGCCGAAATGAGAGGCTGGAAGACCGAGGTGTTCTCCACTGCGCCGACAGAGATGGGCGGATTCAAGGAAATCATCTTTTCCGTTTCGGGGAGCGATGTTTACTCCCATCTCAAATATGAGAGCGGCGTCCACCGTGTCCAGCGCGTTCCCGCCACCGAATCTTCGGGACGGATTCATACGTCCGCGGCATCGGTTGTCGTTCTCCCGGAAGCGGAGGATGTCCATATCGAAATCAATCCGAACGATCTGAAAATCGACGTTTATCGTTCCAGCGGGCCCGGCGGCCAGAGTGTCAACACGACCGACTCTGCGGTTCGTGTCACCCATATTCCGACCGGAATCGTGGTCACCTGCCAGGATGAGAAAAGCCAGCTCAAGAATAAGAACAAGGCGCTGAAGGTCCTCCGCGCCCGTCTTCTCGACAAGGTGCTGACGGAGCAGCAGAACGCCCGGAGCGCTGTGCGGCGGTCCATGGTTGGCTCGGGAGATCGGTCGGCAAAGATACGGACGTACAACTTCCCTCAGAACAGGGTCACCGACCACCGTATCACGCTGACGCTCCATAAACTCGACAGCATTCTTGCCGGTCATATCGATGAGCTGATCGACGCCCTCAGGATAGAAGACCGCAGAGAGGCGCTGGAAGAACAGGCGAAGGAACTGGTAAAATAA
- the prmC gene encoding peptide chain release factor N(5)-glutamine methyltransferase codes for MIDIINKASEHLREKGFENPRLEVEQMLGAVLGLSRLDLYMKFDRPLTDDELDRFRALYRRRLRREPLQHLIGSAGFRNLEVKTDRRALIPRPETEVLVGCAVDFLWHRDCPVVADIGTGTGVIALSILYEIPESRAVASDISGDALLLAEQNAHVLGMESRITFVGGDMLEALDGRGPFDAIISNPPYVLSGDIEILQPEVSGYEPRIALDGGEDGLKYLSIIARGAYGYLKQGGLLLLECGEGQAGAVREEIARTGQYSTIEIIEDLAGKKRVIKAC; via the coding sequence GTGATCGACATCATCAATAAAGCATCCGAACATCTCCGTGAAAAAGGATTCGAGAATCCAAGGCTTGAAGTCGAACAGATGCTCGGTGCCGTGCTCGGCCTTTCACGGCTCGATCTGTACATGAAATTCGACCGGCCGCTGACCGATGATGAACTCGACCGCTTTCGCGCCCTCTACCGCCGGCGTCTCCGCCGTGAGCCGCTTCAGCACCTCATCGGCTCCGCGGGATTCAGGAATCTCGAGGTAAAAACCGACCGCCGGGCGCTCATTCCACGGCCCGAGACGGAAGTACTTGTCGGGTGCGCGGTGGATTTTCTCTGGCACCGCGACTGCCCGGTCGTCGCGGACATCGGCACCGGAACCGGCGTCATCGCTCTCAGCATTCTTTACGAGATTCCCGAATCACGAGCCGTAGCCTCGGATATCTCCGGTGATGCGCTTCTTCTGGCCGAACAGAATGCCCATGTGCTGGGAATGGAGAGCCGTATCACCTTTGTCGGGGGCGATATGCTCGAAGCTCTCGATGGCCGCGGGCCGTTCGATGCGATTATCTCCAATCCGCCCTATGTGCTGAGCGGTGACATCGAAATCCTCCAGCCCGAGGTGAGCGGTTATGAACCGAGGATCGCGCTCGATGGCGGCGAAGACGGCCTGAAATATCTGAGCATCATCGCCCGCGGCGCATACGGTTACCTTAAACAGGGCGGCCTCCTCCTCCTGGAATGCGGCGAAGGACAGGCCGGAGCGGTGCGGGAGGAAATTGCGCGGACCGGACAGTATTCGACCATTGAAATCATAGAGGATCTGGCCGGGAAAAAGAGAGTGATAAAGGCTTGTTGA
- a CDS encoding fumarylacetoacetate hydrolase family protein, translating into MRVYSLLKDDAVILGIEDGGSMIDLTKAISMYEVWCDGYCDDFVPDIETLIWTGRFTVAFLEKIMEFVSGHGLVNDLAVTEEYSVNPPLYPGKIIALGNNYRKHIEEMNQKLPEKPVLFGKWPSTVIGHGDEIVRPAWIGMMSYEAELAFIVGKQAKNVPAKDAMNYIAGYTCLNDITARDLQKKDLAEHLPWMPSKNFDTFTPLGPCVLPAGLVKNPVEIGVQSKVNGELRQDGNTRDFIFDIPTVIEYISKIMTLEPGDVVTTGTPEGVGALEPGDVVEITCEFIGTLSNPVQASE; encoded by the coding sequence ATGCGGGTATATTCACTTCTGAAAGACGATGCGGTTATTCTCGGTATTGAAGACGGCGGTTCCATGATCGATCTGACAAAGGCGATCAGCATGTACGAGGTATGGTGCGATGGTTATTGCGATGATTTTGTCCCGGACATCGAGACATTGATATGGACCGGCCGGTTCACCGTCGCGTTTCTCGAAAAGATCATGGAATTTGTTTCCGGACACGGACTTGTGAACGATCTGGCGGTAACGGAAGAATACAGCGTCAATCCCCCGCTCTATCCGGGAAAGATAATCGCCCTCGGCAACAACTACCGTAAACACATCGAGGAGATGAACCAGAAACTTCCCGAAAAACCCGTCCTGTTCGGTAAATGGCCATCGACTGTCATCGGGCACGGCGACGAGATCGTGAGACCCGCGTGGATCGGAATGATGAGCTACGAGGCCGAGCTCGCCTTCATAGTCGGCAAACAGGCGAAAAATGTACCCGCAAAGGATGCCATGAACTATATAGCCGGTTATACCTGCCTTAACGATATAACCGCGCGCGACCTTCAAAAAAAGGACCTTGCGGAGCATCTTCCCTGGATGCCTTCGAAGAATTTCGATACCTTTACGCCGCTGGGACCCTGCGTTCTTCCCGCCGGACTGGTGAAAAATCCTGTGGAAATCGGCGTTCAGAGCAAGGTGAACGGCGAGCTTCGCCAGGATGGCAACACCCGTGATTTTATTTTTGATATTCCGACAGTTATCGAATATATTTCAAAGATTATGACACTCGAACCCGGGGATGTCGTCACCACGGGGACGCCCGAAGGCGTCGGCGCTCTCGAACCCGGGGATGTCGTCGAGATAACATGCGAATTTATCGGAACCCTTTCAAATCCCGTTCAGGCATCGGAATAA